From Platichthys flesus chromosome 7, fPlaFle2.1, whole genome shotgun sequence:
TAAAGGACATTTTggatggacattttttttatgtctcgTGACAAACTACTGTGACCTCGTCCCTTGAGAGCAATAAATGATTTCTTTCAAAATACAACAACGGTTACAGTGCTCTATTAATCAGGTTCATATGTTTGCAAAATGCCTTGGCCTTGAGTCATAACTTTTGAGGCAGAGGCATGAAGTAACATTAATTCTGCTGCTGAGatctcatgtttttgtttaaagcacACAGATTCGTATTGAAACTTGTTCAATAGCAACCATGTGAAATCCTGCTTCGTCAATGGAACATCAAAACCCCTATACAGTTATCACCATGCCTGCTGATGATACCATCCATTACAGAGCCAGTCATAACATTAGTAGTATTCCCTTTATGTCTGTCTCAACAGGAAGAGAGTGCATGTGCTACAAACCAATTACAATAATCAAAGATATTTTAGGCTGTGGTTCCCGACTCGTTGCTGAGATCAGTATTTATCTGATGTAGCATCATATCACTAATTCTTTATAATCTTGTTGAACAGCACTTAGTGATAAGTGCATGGTCAGGCACATGCAATATACTGGATAATGTATTCAAAGAAATTCAACATGTGTGGAATCAGAATCCTAAGCTAAATGTTTATTCTATTGAGGTGTCACAGAGCCTCTATACAGCAGTGGCCATTCTTAATTTCTGCTCCTTCCAGACTTTGATGCTGCTATTTTGCTATTTTACCACTTGATCCTTGTTTGACCATATTGGAATCAAGAAGAGCTGAAATCAATTAGAAGAAATGGACGAGTCAATTATTACTATCTTAGAAACCTAAGATATGTTCCATGTTTCTCATATTGCAAACTCTGCATGTCAAATTTCATTAAGATCTTTGATGGTGTGGCCCAAAAGTGTGACCTGTGAACAATATTATCACATGATTTAATAGAACAGAAACACTAGAGATAATATCCAGTTATTAGGTTAAGTCAGGCTGACAATAAACTGTAAATGATCAGGAGTATTTTATTGAGTTTATGGCTATTcgcgcgcgggggggggggggggggtttgatgATTGACAAATGAACATGTGATGCAGATAAACATGTCAAGTGATGTCAGACAGAAGAGGGAGGGATATAAGTAGTTAATGTTTGATGAGCTCAGTTTGATTGAAATGTAATATTGAACAATGTgaacaatatatttttaaaaagaaataaaatctgaGGCTTTAGTATatatttctctttgtgttattCTGAGCTGAACTGATATAacactagcctgacgttgtcagactcacaattctagtcagaatgtgaactgcccgaccaaaaatgttgtgggcggggctaagttcgtctggcatccaggctaataTAACACGAGTAAAAGAACCAACACTGTCAGGTGTTCTTTGACAATCACAGTATCTTAGATGAATACaattctctgcttctcttccaTGTTTCTCACTTTACTGTAAACTTTGCTGTCCCTGTCAGGATCCTTTAGGAATGATGAATCCGTTTTTCAGTGATCAGATTGGTCAGAAGTAGATGGGCCGTTGAACTTAAACCGTTTTACAGTGTTTTTTAATGCCCTTCCACACATTGCAAACAAGTTTGAAGTACTTCACATTGTCTGaaaattttgattttattaccaCAATCGTCTCATTATAGCATGGTAATATACTTTAGTAGTGTGTAGTATGTAGGGTTTGTAGTAGATGGAATTGAAATTTAATGGAACTTCAGTGTGGCCCATAAAAGCACAGCAccagctgctgctactgcttcAGCTCACCTGAAATGAAGAGATCCATCCACGCTTGCTGGTGATCTATaaccagctcctccacactgGCTCTAAGCAGCTCCCCCAGTTCCTTTTTGGCTCCTTCTCTGAGGCTGATAAAGGTCTCCTCCAGCTTGGAGGGCTCTGTGGGCTCTGAGGTCCACACCACTGACATAATGTTGTCTGTGAACTCTGACTTAGCAGGGACTTGAATTCTGCTGTTCAGCTTCTTGgtgaccaccaccaccagaacCATGCGATTGTTTTCCACAGGCACTCTGCCAGAGGAGAGCACTATTTCCTTTTCCTCTAGTTTCTCATCACTGGTGGAGAATTTGCTACCAAAGGAGGGATTGCCAGAGGAAACGTCCAGGGAGGTGGGCCTGTCAGACAGGTTGTTGATGTGGATTCGCTGAAGATAGACGTTGGGTCGGCTTCTGTGGGCGATGAACTCTTCTCTGATGCTGACACAGTCCCGGGATGACTGCAGGGAGGCACAGCGCACCGACAGCACGGAACCTTTCCGGAACCACAGCATGCTGGCCTGAGCCTCGGCCCGCTTCCCCTCCAGGTGCACGCCGACTCTCGGTGAATATTCAGTTGGGTGGACCGGGGCTGAGCCGGGCTGCGAGGACGACGCCACCCACAGTTTGTTAGAGTCAATGTCAATCAAAATGTGGCCGTTACCTGATACAAACGGTGTGTCAAGATGTTCCTGAGGTGTGCTGTATATTCCCTCTCCTCGGTCTACGAGCGACTTCCACCGGTGGATTTCCGCCTGTAGACACTGTCCTGCCGCCCCACCGGGCATGGCCGAGCTGCTGAAGAACCTCCACCTGCGCTCCGCTCCCAGGTACCAgtagaagatgaggaagagcagcagTCCTATGAGCAGTCTTCTCGCCCAGCTGCTTGACAACAAGCCCGGTAGCCCCTTTAGTCTCTGCTGGAGCCACATTTTGTGTTAGAATGATGGATGCCCAGCCACGAGTGGAAACGCTGCCCACGGGGTGTAAATGTCAGGGTGTCACATTGAATTCGTCTCCCGCTCACAACATGTTCCGGGCTCAAAGCTGGCAAACTTGCTTCGCTAGCATCCGGGTAGGTTAGCTTAGCTAGGTGGCTAGGGCCGTGAAGGAAAGCTGTCGGAAATCAACTGTTATTTCTCGCATCGTGGTTGAAGTCCTCTCACTCGCCGGGTGTGTATGACCGTCAGCACAGGGTCAAGTCTCAGCGAGTTTCGTTTCTGACTCTGCCTTCAGCTTGGAGAAAGCCACCTGTCGCTCTTCGCTGCAACGACACTTCTGGTATGTTACAAGTATCGTAAAGCAAACCTGCACAGCTGTGACCGGAAATGTCGCAAACAACAGTTTGGATTTCTGAGTACATATGTTTTACTGAATAATCTGTATTTGAGTAAAAACATACtatgcatgaaaataaaaacccagCACTTTTTTGTATTAAGACAAACTATGTCttaatcacagccttgcggacaggattacggtaagcgtgctgcgtcatttcctgttttcttgccactggtggtggtcgctctgcgaattagctccgctgcaaaacacaactgtttccctgtagcactacggctaaaatcaccggtctgtagttaaacactcgcacataccaacccttattctatcgtgcttagtgattctgtgttctgtctgagctcaccttcgtagctatatagcagcgatgtcttctctctctccctgttgctctactgctctctcttactccgagtgtctaatgtttacctactcctctgcctcccttaacagtagtggtacatgtaataaatgtagtgtgttgatagcgatggaggctcggcttagcgacttagaagctcggctcagcagcttagaaactccgttagctgtagttagccggctcccgctagccgcggagccacctagcttagcacgtagcttagccttaacgagcagtccccagactagtcccgtgcagccgggagcccagggcagatgggtgacgttccagagggggcatagtgctagtcttagaaagcccacgattaaagagccaccagctcacgtttcaaatagattctctccactcagcgaggcacccgctgataaacaaactctgattattggcgactcggttctgagaaacgtcaggttagcgacaccagcgaccatagttaattgtatcccaggggccagagccggcgacatcgaatctaaacttaagttaatggccaaatctaaaaaaggtaaatacaataaaatcgtaattcacgtcggcagcaacgactcccggcttcgtatgtcggaggtcactaaattgaatgttgagtcggtgtgtgcttttgctaaaacgatgtcggacacagtagttttctctggcccgctccctaatacaacaggtgatgacatgtttagccgcatgttgtcttttaaccgctggctgtcgaggtggtgtcctgtaaacggcgtgggctttatagataattggctaacttttttgagaaaacctggtcttgttaggagagacggcgttcatcccacttgggatggagcagctctcttatctaggaatattactaagtctataacatgacaacccatagttgggaccaggaatcagagctgcagtgctaaacacttctctgcgctccctctggatcagtc
This genomic window contains:
- the kiaa2013 gene encoding uncharacterized protein KIAA2013 homolog isoform X2 encodes the protein MWLQQRLKGLPGLLSSSWARRLLIGLLLFLIFYWYLGAERRWRFFSSSAMPGGAAGQCLQAEIHRWKSLVDRGEGIYSTPQEHLDTPFVSGNGHILIDIDSNKLWVASSSQPGSAPVHPTEYSPRVGVHLEGKRAEAQASMLWFRKGSVLSVRCASLQSSRDCVSIREEFIAHRSRPNVYLQRIHINNLSDRPTSLDVSSGNPSFGSKFSTSDEKLEEKEIVLSSGRVPVENNRMVLVVVVTKKLNSRIQVPAKSEFTDNIMSVVWTSEPTEPSKLEETFISLREGAKKELGELLRASVEELVIDHQQAWMDLFISGVEMRKITDSHTPSSRTVNTTLYYILSSSASPLLDRRLSNEESARLESSLNYADHCFSGHATMHAENLWPERVSSTAQILQLVTLWTLTLQKRGCKVLVAAGAHGTMQGIVLSFGGLQFTENHLQFQADPDVLHNSYALRGIHYNQDLINLAVLLDVEGKPFLHVSVKQQDKPVKLYACEAGCLNEPVELTSEVKGHTFPVMVTQPITPLLYISTDLRHLQDLRHTLHLKAILAHEEHMAIRYPGLPFLFWFSVASLITLFHLFLFKLIYNEYCGPGAKPLFRSKVASKSEDGCCNTTSAA
- the kiaa2013 gene encoding uncharacterized protein KIAA2013 homolog isoform X3, which encodes MWLQQRLKGLPGLLSSSWARRLLIGLLLFLIFYWYLGAERRWRFFSSSAMPGGAAGQCLQAEIHRWKSLVDRGEGIYSTPQEHLDTPFVSGNGHILIDIDSNKLWVASSSQPGSAPVHPTEYSPRVGVHLEGKRAEAQASMLWFRKGSVLSVRCASLQSSRDCVSIREEFIAHRSRPNVYLQRIHINNLSDRPTSLDVSSGNPSFGSKFSTSDEKLEEKEIVLSSGRVPVENNRMVLVVVVTKKLNSRIQVPAKSEFTDNIMSVVWTSEPTEPSKLEETFISLREGAKKELGELLRASVEELVIDHQQAWMDLFISGVEMRKITDSHTPSSRTVNTTLYYILSSSASPLLDRRLSNEESARLESSLNYADHCFSGHATMHAENLWPERVSSTAQILQLVTLWTLTLQKRGCKVLVAAGAHGTMQGIVLSFGGLQFTENHLQFQADPDVLHNSYALRGIHYNQDLINLAVLLDVEGKPFLHVSVKQQDKPVKLYACEAGCLNEPVELTSEVKGHTFPVMVTQPITPLLYISTDLRHLQDLRHTLHLKAILAHEEHMAIRYPGLPFLFWFSVASLITLFHLFLFKLIYNEYCGPGAKPLFRSKCSLCWLVSWF
- the kiaa2013 gene encoding uncharacterized protein KIAA2013 homolog isoform X1; this translates as MWLQQRLKGLPGLLSSSWARRLLIGLLLFLIFYWYLGAERRWRFFSSSAMPGGAAGQCLQAEIHRWKSLVDRGEGIYSTPQEHLDTPFVSGNGHILIDIDSNKLWVASSSQPGSAPVHPTEYSPRVGVHLEGKRAEAQASMLWFRKGSVLSVRCASLQSSRDCVSIREEFIAHRSRPNVYLQRIHINNLSDRPTSLDVSSGNPSFGSKFSTSDEKLEEKEIVLSSGRVPVENNRMVLVVVVTKKLNSRIQVPAKSEFTDNIMSVVWTSEPTEPSKLEETFISLREGAKKELGELLRASVEELVIDHQQAWMDLFISGVEMRKITDSHTPSSRTVNTTLYYILSSSASPLLDRRLSNEESARLESSLNYADHCFSGHATMHAENLWPERVSSTAQILQLVTLWTLTLQKRGCKVLVAAGAHGTMQGIVLSFGGLQFTENHLQFQADPDVLHNSYALRGIHYNQDLINLAVLLDVEGKPFLHVSVKQQDKPVKLYACEAGCLNEPVELTSEVKGHTFPVMVTQPITPLLYISTDLRHLQDLRHTLHLKAILAHEEHMAIRYPGLPFLFWFSVASLITLFHLFLFKLIYNEYCGPGAKPLFRSKILLSLSQCSLCWLVSWF